In a genomic window of Phragmites australis chromosome 14, lpPhrAust1.1, whole genome shotgun sequence:
- the LOC133889946 gene encoding polcalcin Syr v 3-like, whose translation MAIRGVPSSRDMTVEEFKEWLKQFDADGDGRISRNELREALRRRGGWFTTWRTGRALRHADKNNSGFVDDSEIENLVSFAQKDLGMKISIW comes from the coding sequence ATGGCGATCCGGGGCGTCCCCTCCTCCCGCGACATGACGGTGGAGGAGTTCAAGGAGTGGCTCAAGCAGTTCgacgccgacggcgacggccggaTCAGCCGGAACGAGCTCCGGGaggccctccgccgccgcggcggctgGTTCACCACCTGGAGGACCGGCCGCGCCCTGCGCCACGCCGACAAGAACAACAGCGGCTTCGTGGACGACTCCGAGATCGAGAACCTCGTCTCCTTCGCCCAGAAAGATCTCGGCATGAAGATATCGATCTGGTAG
- the LOC133889960 gene encoding calmodulin-like protein 4 gives MATATAASPVQQRCCMFPGREHRTAITVPEFKEWLKQFDTNHDGRISRKELREAIRRRGAWFSNLKALFAVRRADKNRNGFVDDCEIEGLIVFAEKELGFKVTP, from the coding sequence ATGGCCACGGCTACCGCTGCTTCACCTGTGCAACAGAGGTGCTGCATGTTCCCCGGCCGCGAGCAccggaccgcgatcacggtgccGGAGTTCAAGGAGTGGCTGAAGCAGTTCGACACCAACCACGATGGCCGGATCAGCAGGAAGGAGCTCCGGGAGGCCATCCGCCGCCGGGGCGCGTGGTTCTCCAACCTTAAGGCCCTGTTTGCTGTCCGGCGCGCCGACAAGAACCGCAACGGCTTCGTGGACGACTGCGAGATCGAGGGCCTCATCGTGTTCGCCGAGAAGGAGCTCGGCTTTAAGGTCACTCCTTGA